GTAGCCGCCCACGTGCCCGCCCGCGCGCCGTCCGTCCACGAACACGTCGGTGGTGATGTTCGCCCCCTCGAAATGTAGCACGTACCGCGCGCCCACCGTATCGCCGATGGCGATCTCACGCCGATACCAGCTCGCGTCCCGCCGGTAGCCAGGAACGGGATCGACCGTGTCGAACGCGTTCCACGTGTGCGGCAGATCGACGTGCGCCCACTCCGCCGCCGGAACGCGATCCACCTCCTCCACGCTGGCGACGTTGCGCTCCAGGTACGCCCACCCGCGGTCCAGATCGTAGCTCTGCCGCGTCCCGCCCGCGCCCAGCGTGTAGCGCACGGGGGATGCGAGCGCAGGCTGCTGCGCGTGCGCCACCTCGCCGCCGATCATCAGCGAGAGAGCGAGGAGCGCGATGGTGGAGATGGACGGGCGTTCGTTCAAGGCCGTGGGCTGCTCGGTGGTTCGGTGCGGGAGGGGGCGCCCCCTCCCGCTCGCTTAGGCTCGCACCCTCCCCCGCAAGCGGGAGAGGGTTGGTGGTTCGGTGCGCGGCCCCGCCTCCGGGGCGGAGGAAGGTTCGGGGTTAGTCCGCGAAGGCGGACTTTGCGCCGTTGTTGCCGCGGTTTCAACCGCCAGGCGGGCGGCTGTTCATCTACCTTGTTTCTCTCAGGCTCCCGTCCCCACCGTCAGCTTGATCGGGGTGGCGAGGCGGGCGGCGGAGTCGCGGAGGTAGGACCACCACGCCTCGGCGTCGGCGAAGTCGCGGCTGCTCGTCCAGCCGGCGCCGGCGTAGAAGACGATGGGGACGCCGGACTGGATCTGCGTTAAGGCCAGGAAGTGATCCGGCGTTTCCTGGTTGCCCGCGAGGCGCGACTTCGGGAGGATGATGGCGGTGCCCATGTCGCCCGTGCCGTGGGCGGCCTGCTCCAGCGGACCCCAGGTGCTCATCCACGCCCAGTCCTGGTCCGCGCTCGTGCTGCCCACGAGGAACGGGCGCTTGACGGTGCCCATCGCCAGCGTCAGTGGGGCGCCATCGAAGCGGAAGACGCTCTCGCTGCGGTACAGGTTGCTGCCCGCATCCATGGTGATGCGTTTCGTTTCGGTGACGGGCGTGCCAGCCGCGTCCCACGCGTCGTACGTGACTTCGATGAGGCCGCGGATGGGGCCGTCGGCCAGGATGCGGTGGCTGCGGAAGTTCGTGGCGCGGAAGAGCTTGCCGTCTTTCCAGATGGCGGTGCCCGCGGCGCCCAGCGTGCGGCCTACGTTGTAGAGGTCCGCGCCCTCGCCACGGTCCACGTGGTAGGTTCCGCGCTTCTGCTCGTCCTCTTCGTACCACCGGTCCAGCACCATGGCGCGGGTGCGCTTGGGCCACACGTCGATGCCGCTGGTGATTGTGGTGGGCTCCAGCTTGAGCAGGCCCATGCCGTACGTGCGGAAGGCGATGCGGTCGTTCTCCCACGCCACGTCGTCGCGCCACGTGTTGTACGCGGCGTGCACGCGCGTGGCGGCCTTCTGTGCGGGCGCGGCGGTCTGGATCGTCAGCTCGCGTGTCTCGCCGGGGAAGAAGCTCTGCTGCACCAGCAGCGAGTCCGGCCGCCCGTCGCCGTCGCCGTCCAGCACCTGCACGGGGACCTCCACGCCCGTCGCGTCCACCGCGCGGACCAGGTTGGGGCGCAGCGCGGGAAGCTGGCGGACCAGCGCGTCCCAGCCGAACGACAGCGTCTCGTCGTGCCGCTCGATGGCGAGCGTGTTCTGCGCGCGGACGGCGATGCCCGGTACGCGCTGCGCGGCGGCGGGTGCGGCGGCGGCCAGCAGGGCGGCCGCGGGAAGGAGGCGGGTGCGGAAGATCATACGGTGCTCGCGTCTCGGTGCGTTCAGGTGTGCGAGCGGCGCGGCCGTGGCGGCCGCGCCGCGTGGCGTGTGCAGCGTCAGCGGAGGTCGCCCATGGCGACGGCCTGCATGTCTGCGAAGACCTGGTTCTCGCCGCCCATCGCCCAGCAGAAGCTGTAGGCGCGCGTGCCGCAGCCGGAGTGGATGGACCACGCGGGCGAGAGTACGACCTGCCCGTCGCGGACCACTACGTTGCGCGTCTCGGCGGGCTCGCCCATCAGGTGGAAGACCACGGCCTCCTGCGGCACGTCGAAGTAGAGGTAGACCTCGGTGCGGCGCGTGTGGGTGTGCGCGGGCATGGTGTTCCACACGCTGCCCTCCATCATCTCCGTGAAGCCCATCACGAGCTGCCCGGTCTTCACGCCGTTCAGGTGGAAATAGCGGCGCAGCGTGCGGCGGTTGGCCTCGGCCGCGCTGCCCAGCTCCACCGTCTCCGCGTCTTCCAGGCGGACGAGCGTCGTGGGATACTCGGCGTGCGCGGGGTAGCTGACGAGGTAGAACTTCGCCGGCGCATCGGCTTGGTCGCTGCGGAGCTCGATGCTGCGGCTGCCGCGGCCCACGTACAGGCCGTCGCGGTTGCGGAGGGCGTGCGTCTCGCCATCCACCGTCACCGACCCCGCACCGCCGACGTTGAGGATGCCCAGCTCCCGCCGCTCGCAGAAGAACTCCGCGGCCATCGCCTCGGGCGCGTCGAGCGTGATCGCGTCCGCCACGGGCATCACGCCGCCGATCACGGCGCGGTCCAAGTCCACGAAGTGCAGCACGGTCTCGCCCGGACGGAAGATCTCTTCCAGCAGGAAGCCGGCGCGCAGCTCGCCGGTGGTCATGCGGCGGGCCTGCTCGGGGTGCGGCGTGTAGTGCATCTCAACTCCTCGACTTGTTTTTCGAATTCGGGTAGATGATCCGCGACTCGACGGATCGCCGCATCTTCTCGTCGGGCGACTGAAGTCGCGGCAACGACTGCGCAAAGTCCGCCTTCGCGGACTAACCCCGGTTACCTCGCGTACCATCCTCCGAAGCGCCTCCAACCCCAACCCTCTCCCGCTTGCGCCTAAGCGAGCGGGAGGGGGCACCTTACCGCGCCATCCATCCCCCATCCACCACCAGCACGTGCCCGTTCACGTAGTCCGCCGCGGGCGATGCGAGGAAGACGACGGCGCCGGCCAGGTCCTCGGCCTCGCCCCAGCGGCCGGCGGGAATGCGCGCGCTGATCTCGGCAGATCGCGTGGCGTCGTCCTGGAGGCGCTGCGTGTTGTCCGTGCGGAAGTAGCCGGGCGCGACCGCGTTCACCTGCACGCCGAAGCGCGCCCACTCGTTCGCCAGCGCCTTCGTGAGCCCGGCCACGGCGTGCTTGCTGGCGGTGTACGCAGGCACCGTGATCCCGCCGCTGAACGAGAGCAGCGACGCGACGTTGACGATCTTCCCCGCGCCGCGCTCCACCATCCCGCGGCCCAGCCGCTGGGAGAGCAGGAACACGGAGTCGAGGTTGGTGCGGATCACCTCGTCCCACTCGTCGAGCGGGAAATCGACCGCGGGGTGGCGGCGGATGGTGCCCGCGTTGTTCACGAGGATGTCGATCCGTCCCGCCTGCTGCTCCGCATCGTCCGCCATTGCGAGGACGGCGGCACGGTCGGAGAGGTCGGCCTCCACCTGCCACGCCTGCCGCCCCGCCGCGCGGACAAGTGACACCGTCTCGTCCGTGCCCTCGCGGCGGGTGCTCGCGCAGACCACGTCGGCTCCGGCGGATGCAAGGCCCAGCGCCATCGCGCGCCCCAGCCCGCGGCTCGCGCCGGTGACGAGGGCGCGCTTGCCTTCCAGCGAGAACGGGCCGTTCGCGGCGGCGCTCACGAGAGGAAGTCCCGGCGCGCGGGAGCGAACACGTCCAGCAGGGCACCGTCCTCCACCGCCTTCACGCCGTGCCACAGGTCCGGCGCCACGATGAAGCTGTCGCCCGCGCGGAGGGTGCGTGTCTCGCCGTCGATCTCGACGTCGAACGAGCCCGCTTCGACGTAGGTGACCTGGCGGTGCGGGTGATTGTGGCGGCTGCCCACGGCGCCGGCGCGGAAGCGGACGCGCACCATCATCACCGCGGCGTCGTAGCCCAGGATCTGCCGCTCGATGCCCTCGCCCGTCGTCTCCCACGCGAGCGCGGAGCCCTCCACGAACGTCTCCGATTCCATCGTCTGCATCTACCGTTGTTTCCGTTTCCGTAGATGAAAAGCGCGCCGCTGCCCGGTCCCGAGCGGCGGCGCGCGCGTTTACCGGCCCAGCTCCACGCTCGCGAGAATGAAGGGGCCCACGCCTTTGTAGTCGTTCGCCACCACCGGCTCTGAGACGTAGTAGGCGTACGTGCCGCTACGGTTCTGCCGTCCGCCGAGGCCCGCGACCTGGCAGACGCCGTTGAGCGAAACCAGCCCGTCCGCATCCACCGTCACCAGATTGCGGACGATGCCGTCGTAGCCGCGGCGCGCCACGTCCAGGTACTCGGGCGCCAGGTAGCCCTTGTGCGCGCCCTTGGCGAGCGCGTACACGAACATGCTGGACGCGCTGGCCTCCAGGTAGTTTCCGCGCCGGTTCGGCTGGTCGAGCACCTGCCACCACAGGCCGGTCACCGGGTCCTGCACCCGCGTCACCGCGGCGGACACGTCGCGGAGGGCGCGGACCAGCTCCTGCCGGTCGGGATGGCTGGCCGGCAGGTAGTCGAGGATGTCCACCAGCGCCATCGCGTACCAGCCGACCGCGCGGCCCCAGAAGCTGGGTGACAGGCCGGTCGTCGTGTCTGCCCAGGGCTGCGCGTGAGCCGCGTCCCAGCCGTGGTACAGCAAGCCGGTGCGCGGGTCGCGGGTGTGGCGCGTCATCAGCAGCGCCTGCTTCGCCACGTCGTCGAAGTCCGCCGGCTCGCGGAAGACCTGGCCGAACTGCGCGTAGAACGGCCCGCCCATGTACAGCCCGTCCAGCCACATCTGCTCGGGATACGTCTTCTTGTGCCAGAAGCCGCCCTCGGCCGTGCGCGGATGGCGGCGGAGCTGGGCGCGCAGCAGCATGGCCGCGCTGCGCCAGCGCTCGTCGTGCGTGGCCTGCCAGAGCGGCAAGAGGAGCTTTCCCTGCGCGATCTCGTCCAGGCTGAGCGCGGTGGAGTCGTACGTGGGGATGCGCCCGTCGGGCGTGACCACGCGCTCCATGTTCGTCCGCACGTACGCCGCGAAGCGTGGATTGCCCGTCTTCTGCCCCACGTTCCAGATGCCCTGAAGGACGACGCCCGCGGTGTAGTCCCAGTCCGGATGCACGACGGGATTCCGCCGCATCACCGACTCCGCCATCCGCACCGACCACAGCGTCGCCGTCGCGGGACGAGCGTCCGTCGGTCGAGATGCGTTCGGCCGATGAGAGGCCGCAGCACGCGGAGTCTGCGCATCCGCCGAAGCGCTGCTGGACGCGAGAGCGGCGGATGCGAGAAGGGCGGGGACGATGCGCATCATCCACCGTCCGCGCATCTCCGTTCGCGCCGTCCGCGACACGTCGGGCGAGGGGAGGAGGGACGGGAGTCGGGAGATGCGCATCTACCGCGCTCCGGCGGTTGCGGGGCGCGGCGTCAGCGAGGTGACGACGGTGCCGTTGATGCGCACGTTGCGAAGCTCCACCCCGGGCGCGTTCTCCACCACGTTGGGCTTGGCGACGTTGCGGAAGTCGCAGTCGATGAGCCGCACGCCGCTGATCTGCGCCTGCGGGAAGCCGCGGAGGTAGAGGGCGTGCTCGCTCTTCTCCGCCGTCACGTTGCGCAGCTCCACGTCGCGCACGGTGGGCATGAACGTGCCCTTGTCGGCCTCTTCGTAGAAGAAGTCGATGGCGAGCACGTCGTGCGCGACCTGGCCCACGGTGATGTCGCGCAGGTAGATGTGCTCCAGCGTGCCGCCGCGCACCGCGTTGGTCTTTAGGCGCGTCACGCGCTCCAGGTTGGGGCTGTCCATGCGGCATCTCTCCACGAACACGTTGCGCACCCCGCCGGAGATCTCGCTGCCGATGCTCACGCCGCCGTGCCCGTCCGCCATGCGGCAGTTGCGGACCACGATGTTCTCGCTGGGCACGTTCAGCCGGCGCCCGTCTGCGTTCCGCCCGGACTTGATGGCGATGCAGTCGTCGCCCGTGTTGAACGTGACGTCCTCGATCAGCACGTCGCGGCAGCTCTCGGGGTCCACGCCGTCGTTGTTGGGCCCCAGGCTGTCGATGGTCACCCCGCGCACGGTGACGTTGGTGCACAGGACGGGGTGGATCTCCCACATGGGCGAGTTGCGGATGGTGACGCCCTCGATGAGCACGTTGGCGCAGCGGTACGGCTGGATCATCTGCGGGCGCAGGTAGTCGCCCTCGCCGAAGGTGCGCTGCTCCACCGGCACACCGTTCTCCGCCGCGGCGAGCAGGCGCACACGCGACGCCTTGTAGTTCGGCATCCCCTCGCGCCAGCCGAACTCCGCGCTGCCTTTCCAGGACCACCAGTGCTCGCGGTCCGCCTGCCCGTCCAGCGTGCCCTGGCCCGTGATCGCGACGTTGGTCTGGCCGTACGCGTAGATGAACGGCGAGTAGTTCATCAGCTCCGTGCCCTCGAACCGCGTGAGTACGGCCGGGAGATACGCCTTCGGGTCGCGGGAGAAGAGCACCGTGGCGTCCTTCTCCACGTGCAGGTCCACGTTGCTGCGCAGGTGGATGGGACCCGTGAGATACCGCCCCGCGGGCACGACCACGCGCCCGCCCCCCGCGGACGAGCATGCATCGATTGCGGCGCGGAAAGCCGCCGTCGCGTCCGTCGTTCCGTCTGCCACCGCGCCGAAGCGCGTGATGGGGAAGTCGCGGCGCGGGAAGACCGGCGGACGGATGCGGGCGAGGATGCCGGGCACGCGGTCCCAGCCCGTCAGGCTCGCCTCGTCCGCCGCGCCTCGCGCGCCGGACGCGCCGAGCGTGCCGGCGCACGCGGTGAGCGACGGCAGGACGAGCGCGGCGCCCACGCCCGCGCCCAGGGTCTTCAGGAAGTCACGCCGGTTGAATCCGTGAGGTTGCATCTCGCCTCGCGTGCGTGGTTCGGTTTCGGCGCTCAGCGCGCCGTGGTGGCCGGGAGCGGGTGCCGGGCGGCCCAGCGCGCGTAGCGCGAGATCACGCCGGCGGGTGCGGTGGTGAACCAGTTGTAGCCCGTGCGCCGGTCCGTGAGCTGGTTCCAGTCGTAGAGCTTCACCGCGTCGCGGTTGCTGAAGATCGGGCGATTGCTGCCGATCTCGTACATGCGCGCCCACAGCGGCGGCGCGCCCGGCCGCGGCGTCAGCACCTGGTTCTCGTAGCTGTAGCCTTCCACCGCGTTGTGCCTCAGCCAGTCCACCGCGGCGTGAACGGAGGTGACGACGCGGGGGTTCGGCTCGGGCAGCGACATCAGGAAGCGCAGCAGGTCCGCGCTTTCCTGCGCGGTCAGCGACGTCAGCTCGTAGCGGCGCGCGCTCGTCGGCTCCAGCGTGAGCGGGTCGTGCTGCTGGCCCCACACGGTGAGCTTGCCGCCCTCGCGCGCCTGGCTGGCGACGATGCACTCCACCGCGCGGTCGACGGATGCGCGCGCCGCCGCCCGCTCCGCCTCCGGCACGAAGGGGTAGCGGCCCGCGCCCACGTCGCGCAGCAGGGCGGCGACGTTAAGGATGGCGTCGTCGTTGAAGGTCGCCGCGTCGTGGTAGCCGCCCTGGAGCGGGTAGACCTGCGGCCAGCAGCCGTTGGGGAACTGCGCCGCGTGCAGGTAGCCCAGCCCGCGCACGAACGTATCGCGGTACCGCGCATCCGGCCGCGCCGAGTCCGCCCGCGCGAGAAAGCGCATCTCCTCGGTCGTCGAGCTGTTGTCGATGGTGGCGATGTACTGCCAATCCGCCGTCTCGGAGAAGTAGCTCTGGCCCGGCTGGCGCGGCTGCTTGGTGAAATCGACGTGCTTGGACCAGCCGCCGGACGGCGTCTGGAAGCTGAGGATCACGCTCGCCATCCGCTGAGCGCTGTCGCCCGCGAACCACTGCGGCGTCATGCTCGGCAGCACCTCAAAGTCGTGGACGTACGGCGCGCGCGTCATCTTCTCCAGCCCCGCCGCTCTCAGCTCCGCCGCCATCAGCGCCTGGTCCGCCGCGCGCAGCGCCCGCGACCGCGCGACGTACGCCTGCCACCCCGCCCGCTGCTCCGCCGGAAGCGCCGCGATCCGCGCATCGCCCAGCAGCGGCGTCGTATCCCGCTCGGTCGGATTCACACCCAGCTTCGCCATCGAATCCGCCGTCTGCGCCCGCATCGGCGCACATCCCACCGTCAGCCACGCCGCACCGATCAACGCGACCCGCACCGGAATCCGCATCTTCATCGAACCACCACCGCGTTTCCGGGAGATGCGAAGCCTTCGGGAGATGCGAAGCTCTCGGGAGATGCGAAGACGGTCATCCACTGCGACGATTCGATGCCGCGGGTGCGAGAGAGCCGGCCGTACGCGTTTGAGGTGACGTCGCGGGCATGTGCGGGAACGCCGAACGCGGAAGGCGTGACGTCGCGGAGGCAGACGAGCAGATCCATGCGGGTGTGTGCGGGGCGGCCGGACGCGGCAGATGCGTTCACGGCGTTCACGGAGAACGACGTCTCGGCCGCGGGGACGCCCTGGCGGGTAAACCCGCGGGCTACGACGGCACGAAGCCCGCCTTCGCGGGCTCGCTCAGGAGCCGCGTCGCGCTTCGGATGTGTCCGCAACGGCGCACCGGGCGAGAGCGTACCGGGAACAGGAAGACGCCCATCCAACCCTCTCCCACGCAGTTTGTGGGGGAGGGTAGCGAGCCTAGGCGAGCTGGGAGGGGGCGCGGTCCCGTTCATCACGCCACCACCGGGGCGGCGAACGTGGGCGCGGCGACGAGGGCGGCGGCGCCGCGGAGGCGCGGGTAGCCGACGGGCTCGGGGATGATGGGCGTGGCGGCGGCCATGCTCGTGAGCGCGCGGCCGCGGACGGCGGCGCGGACGCTGGGCTCGATCATGTCCCATGCGGCCGTGATCTCGCCGCCCACGAAGATGCGCGACGGGTTCACGCCGTTCACGATCATCGTTAGGCCCATCCCCAGGTAGCGCCCCGTCTCGTCGATGGCGGCGCGGGCCGCGGCGTCGCCGGTGCGGGCGCGGGTGATGAGGTCCGGCACCGTGAGCGCCGTCTGCCGCAGCCGCGCGCGCAGCTCCGCGTCGGACAGGTCGTGGCCCAGGTAGCGGGAGAGGGTGGCGATGTTGGACGTGTACGCCTCCCAGCACCCGCGCGACCCGCACAGGCACGGCGCCCCGTCCGTCTGCACCGGGATGTGGCCGAACTCGCCGGCCGTGTAGCCCGCGCCGCGCAGCACCTGGCCGTTCACGACCACGCCGGCGCCCACGCCGTCCGACACCGTCACGTAGACGAAGTCGCCCGAGTCCGTCCCGCGCTCGCCCAGCCACATCTGCGCGAGGGCGCAGGCGATGGGCGCGGCCTCCACGTGCACCGGTAGGCCGGTGGCGCGCTCCAGCGTGCCGCGGATGTCCACGTCGCGCCAGCCCACCTGCGGCGCGTTCAGCACGATCCCCGTGCGCTGGTCCACCATGCCCGGGACCACGAGGCCGATGCCCTCGCAGCTCCCGTCCGCCGCGTAGGTCCGCAGCAGGCGCTCCACCCGCCCGGCCAGCTCTTCGCTCAGCTTCTCGGGGTCCGTCTCCGTATCGAACATCTCCAGGGCGATCTGCGTCCCGGCGAAGTCGCTCAGCATCACGTACGTGCGGCTGAAGCGGATGTCGATGGCCACCACCAGCCGGTCGCGCGTGCGCACCATCAGCATCTTGGGCTTGCGGCCGCGCGGCGCGTCGACCGTGTCGCCCTCTAGGATCGAGCCCTCCACCAGTAGCTCGTTCACCAGCGCGGTGATGCGGCCGCGGCCCACGTTCATCCGCCGCGCCAGGTCGGCGCGCGAGATGGGCTGGTGCTCGCGGACCAGGTTGAGCGCGATCTGCCGGTTGATGTCTCGCGAGGTGGAGCGCGTGGCGAGCTTGAAGTCGCGCACGTTGATCTTTCTCATCGGCGCCTCGGAGGGCTGCGGCGGGGGGCGGGGGAGGGAGTCACGGGCGGGGGCTCAGCGGGCGGCGGGCTGCAGGGTGTAATCCGGGAAGTTGCCGAACAGGCGCTCCCCCTCGGGGCCGCGGGTCACGCCCTGGACGAGGTACGCGCCGCCCACGAAGGCGCCCTTCCACGACTCGCCCGTGCCGCCGAACACCTCCTCGCGGTCGCCGCGCGAGCGGACCTTGTTGAGGCCCGTCTTGAAGGCGCGCACCTGGGCAAGCAGGTCGTTCCCGACGGCCGGATCGTCGCACGCGAGCGAGCCCACGAGGGCGCCGTTGCTCACGTTCATCTCCGCGATCAGCTCGTCCGGCCGGTCCACGACCACGATGGTGTCCAGCGGCCCGAACGGCTCCTTGTAGTAGATGTCGGAGCTGCGCGGCGGTGCGAGCAGCGCCATCGGGGCGAGGTAGGCGGAATCGTCCTGGCCGTCCAGGAAGCGCGCGCGGTCCAGCTCGCCGGTGTAGATGGGCATCGCGCCGGCGTCCATGGCGCGCTGCGCCTGCTCACGGAGCGCCTGCACCTGCGCGGCGTTGATCAGCGGCCCGAAGTCCAGCTTGGGAAGCTGGTCGCCCGGCCCGTCGGTGAGCGTGGGGTTGCCCACGCGCAGGCCGCGGACGACGGGGAGGTACGCCTCCAGGAACTGCGGGAGGAGACGGCGCTGGACCACGAAGCGCGCGTACGCCGTGCAGCGCTGCTTCCCGTAGTCGAAGCCCTTGCGGATCTGGTCCGCCAGGCTCGCCCAGTCCGAGAACTCCCACACGCCGTACGCGTTCACGCCCTCCATCTCCAGCATGTGCCTGCGCCGCTGGTCCACTACCGCCGCCGCGACCTGCCTGCCGCTGCTGCGCCCGCCCACGAACGCCAGGCAGTCCACCTCGGGCGAGCGGACGAGCGCTTCGCTCAGCTCGCCGCCGGAGCCGCTGACGAGCGAGACGGGCAGACCGGCGCGCCGCGCGAGCGCGAAGCCCAGCGTGAGGGAGAAGAGGCCGCCGTCGGTGGGCGTCTTGGCGATGACGGCGTTGCCCGTCAGCGCCTGCACCAGCACCGCGTGCATCAGCACCGAGAACGGGTAGTTCCACGAGGCGATGTTGGAGACGAGGCCCAGCGGCTGCCGCCCGCGCATCATCTCCTCCATCCCGTCCACGTACCACTCCACGCCGCTGATGCAGCGGTCCACGTCCACCTCGGCCTGCGCCAGCGGCTTGCCGATCTCCCAGATGAGGATTCGGGCGATGAGGTCGCGATGCGCGCGCAGCGCTTCCAGTGCGACGGATACGCAGGCGCGGCGCTCGTCCAGGTCGGTGGTGGCCCACGCAGGCCCCTCCGCCGCGGCGAGCTGCACGGCGCGCGTCGCGTCCGCGGCACCGATGAAGGGCAGGGCGCCGAGCACGCTGCCGTCCACCGGCGAAGTCACGGGGCGCGGCGTGCCCGGCAGCGTCCACTCGCCGCCGATCAGGTTGAGCGGCGCGCCGCCGTCTCCGAACGCCTCGGGCGTTGCGGAGGTCATGCGGGATACGAGGTGCGGCCAACGGACCTGCTGTGCGATCGTCTGGGCCATGGCTGCCGTCGCGGGCTGGAGGTCCGGCGCGCGGTCCGCGGAGGATGCGCGGGCGTTGCGCTTCGGGAAGGTCCGTCGTAGATTGGGCGCAGTTAGTTCCAACTAGGAACAAAATCGGCGCTCCGCTCCTGATGCGCAAGGGGCTCGCCTTTGATGGCGGAAGAGCGGCGGATCCTAGATGGAGCCTTGCGTCGCTCACACAAGGTAGTGCATCATCCCCGCCGCATCCAGACCTTCGTGACGAACGCCCGTACGATGTGGCTGCGCAGGCTTATTGTTCCGGACGGGAGCAAATAAGCGGCGGAGGGGGTGCCCCCTCCCCCAGCCCCTCCCCCGCAAGCGGGAGAGGGGAGCTTGTTCCACGGTGGGGGCGAGGGTTTCGCCGACCGGGGCTTTGCTGGCAAGAACAAGCGGATGGAGCGACGCGTGGGGGCCGGAGCGATAGTACGGCAGCAGCCCGCGCAGGCGGGCTTCGCGCCGTCGTAGCCCGCGGCTTCAGCCGCCCGGGCGATGCCGCCGCAGCTCCCATCGGCCCGGTCCCGGCCGCCCGAGCCGCCACCGCGCCGCACTCCCGGTCCGCGATTTTGGTCTCCCCTCTCCCGCTTGCGGGGGAGGGGCCGGGGGAGGGGGCATCCCTTCCGCCCGCCCCGAACCCTCGGCACCCCGAGCAAAGTCGCAGCTCCGCAGTCCCCAACGAGCTTTTCATCTCCAGCGAGTGTTGCATGCAACGGTCTGCCGCCGCCGGCTTTGACGGAATCTCGCCCGGCGCCCTCACGCTCCACGAGGACCGCTTCTTCGACCCGGAACCGTCCGTGCGCCGCGCCGCCCGCGCGCTGTACGAGGAGACGCGGGGCCTTCCGCTGGTGTGCCCGCACGGCCACGTGGACGCCGCGCTCCTGGCCGACGACGCGCCATTCCCCGAGCCCACGGCGCTGATCCTCACGCCGGACCACTACATCTTCCGCATGCTGTACTCGCAGGGCATCTCCATGGAGAGCATGGGGATACCCACGCGCGACGGCACGGCGGTGGAGACCGATCCGCGGAAGATCTGGCAGACGTTCGCGGACCACTGGTTCCTCTTCCGCGGCACCCCCACCGGCGTCTGGCTGCACCACCAGCTCGTCGAAGTCTTCGGCGTCGCGCGCAAGCTGAACGGCGCGACGGCGCAGGCCGTGTACGACGAGATCGCCGAGAAGCTGCGCTCGCCGGAGTTCCGCCCGCGCGCCCTCTTCGACCGCTTCAACATCGAAGTCCTCGCGACCACCGACAAAGCCACGGACGCGCTGGACGCGCACCGCCGCATCCGCGAGTCCGGGTGGGGCGGGCGCGTGGTCCCCAGCTTCCGTCCCGACGCCGTGCTCCGCATCGCCTTGCCCGGCTGGCGTGGCGAGATCGAG
The nucleotide sequence above comes from Longimicrobiaceae bacterium. Encoded proteins:
- a CDS encoding ROK family protein, whose protein sequence is MRKINVRDFKLATRSTSRDINRQIALNLVREHQPISRADLARRMNVGRGRITALVNELLVEGSILEGDTVDAPRGRKPKMLMVRTRDRLVVAIDIRFSRTYVMLSDFAGTQIALEMFDTETDPEKLSEELAGRVERLLRTYAADGSCEGIGLVVPGMVDQRTGIVLNAPQVGWRDVDIRGTLERATGLPVHVEAAPIACALAQMWLGERGTDSGDFVYVTVSDGVGAGVVVNGQVLRGAGYTAGEFGHIPVQTDGAPCLCGSRGCWEAYTSNIATLSRYLGHDLSDAELRARLRQTALTVPDLITRARTGDAAARAAIDETGRYLGMGLTMIVNGVNPSRIFVGGEITAAWDMIEPSVRAAVRGRALTSMAAATPIIPEPVGYPRLRGAAALVAAPTFAAPVVA
- the uxaC gene encoding glucuronate isomerase, whose protein sequence is MQRSAAAGFDGISPGALTLHEDRFFDPEPSVRRAARALYEETRGLPLVCPHGHVDAALLADDAPFPEPTALILTPDHYIFRMLYSQGISMESMGIPTRDGTAVETDPRKIWQTFADHWFLFRGTPTGVWLHHQLVEVFGVARKLNGATAQAVYDEIAEKLRSPEFRPRALFDRFNIEVLATTDKATDALDAHRRIRESGWGGRVVPSFRPDAVLRIALPGWRGEIEALARISGVAISSYADLIRALEDRRAFFRSMGATATDHAVLEPYTERLADGEAERIFRLALDGAATAADQRRFEAHMLMEMARMSTADGMVMQLHPGSLRDHNERIHARFGLDMGADIPVATEYTRNLRALLNAYGNDPRLTLVLFTLDESTYARELAPLAGHYPALRLGPPWWFHDSIEGMRR
- a CDS encoding aldehyde dehydrogenase family protein, giving the protein MAQTIAQQVRWPHLVSRMTSATPEAFGDGGAPLNLIGGEWTLPGTPRPVTSPVDGSVLGALPFIGAADATRAVQLAAAEGPAWATTDLDERRACVSVALEALRAHRDLIARILIWEIGKPLAQAEVDVDRCISGVEWYVDGMEEMMRGRQPLGLVSNIASWNYPFSVLMHAVLVQALTGNAVIAKTPTDGGLFSLTLGFALARRAGLPVSLVSGSGGELSEALVRSPEVDCLAFVGGRSSGRQVAAAVVDQRRRHMLEMEGVNAYGVWEFSDWASLADQIRKGFDYGKQRCTAYARFVVQRRLLPQFLEAYLPVVRGLRVGNPTLTDGPGDQLPKLDFGPLINAAQVQALREQAQRAMDAGAMPIYTGELDRARFLDGQDDSAYLAPMALLAPPRSSDIYYKEPFGPLDTIVVVDRPDELIAEMNVSNGALVGSLACDDPAVGNDLLAQVRAFKTGLNKVRSRGDREEVFGGTGESWKGAFVGGAYLVQGVTRGPEGERLFGNFPDYTLQPAAR